In the Acidobacteriota bacterium genome, GAGCCTGATCGGGTTCTGCGGCTATCACTACTTTCACGAACCGCGCCAGTTGCAGTTGCTCTACGGCTTCCGTCCCGGCTATTGGGGGCAAGGCTACGCCACCGAGGCCGTCCGCGCCATGATCAAGCGGGGATTCGAGAAGCACAAGTTCGAGCACATCATCGCCAGTTCGGACTACCCCAACAAGGCGGCCCACCGGGTCATGGAAAAGGCGGGAATGAAGTTCCTGCGGCGCGCCGAGGTGGCCGGCATCGATACCATCTACTACATCATCACCCGCGACGACTACGA is a window encoding:
- a CDS encoding GNAT family N-acetyltransferase translates to MAASQQLTTERLHMRPFRMDDLDQLHEVWTDPKVRKYLWDDEVISKGQALEVVKTSIAGFRKNGFGLFAVFPKDDEESLIGFCGYHYFHEPRQLQLLYGFRPGYWGQGYATEAVRAMIKRGFEKHKFEHIIASSDYPNKAAHRVMEKAGMKFLRRAEVAGIDTIYYIITRDDYEAQKSDEEE